In the Desulfurellaceae bacterium genome, one interval contains:
- a CDS encoding type II toxin-antitoxin system HicA family toxin, whose protein sequence is MLVALQRLGWTIKRRIRGSHRVLTRPGWPDFVFAFHDREEIGPRMLARIAKRTGLKPDDL, encoded by the coding sequence GTGTTGGTCGCGTTGCAAAGGCTGGGCTGGACCATAAAGCGTCGCATTCGTGGCTCACACCGAGTTCTCACACGTCCCGGCTGGCCGGATTTTGTCTTTGCCTTTCATGATAGAGAAGAGATCGGTCCGCGGATGCTGGCTCGTATTGCTAAACGGACTGGCCTCAAACCGGACGACCTCTGA
- a CDS encoding divalent-cation tolerance protein CutA — MTTPSPQACVVLVTTGSEAEAETIATALLEERLAACANILSPVRSVYRWQGKIADDREWLLVIKTRAERFAAVEARVRALHSYEVPEVIGLPLLAGSADYLDWIVTETADG, encoded by the coding sequence ATGACCACTCCCTCCCCCCAGGCCTGCGTCGTCCTGGTCACCACCGGTTCGGAGGCCGAGGCCGAAACAATCGCCACTGCCCTGCTCGAAGAACGGTTGGCGGCGTGCGCCAATATTCTCAGCCCGGTCCGCTCCGTGTACCGCTGGCAGGGCAAGATTGCGGACGACCGCGAGTGGCTGCTGGTGATCAAAACCCGGGCGGAACGCTTTGCCGCAGTCGAGGCCAGGGTACGCGCCCTGCACTCCTACGAGGTTCCGGAGGTCATCGGCCTGCCGTTGCTGGCCGGATCGGCCGACTATCTCGACTGGATTGTGACCGAAACGGCCGACGGCTGA
- a CDS encoding Smr/MutS family protein produces MAGFNSPFRHLSKQARKRHKQVQSAPKPKSPALRIAQAPSDAELFAQEMKDVVPLKKDAGARVGRPSPAVLRRSLIDEENEALAELYDLVAGRSEFDVTDTDEYVEGCVIGLDTRLVHKLRQGAFSRQASLDLHGMTTEEAQAEVEGFVLGALRSGLRCVLVIHGRGRNSPGQMPVLKDRLKYWLTRGKLAKVVLAFATARAYDGGPGALYILLRHEHAPKQPLIVLEGAKR; encoded by the coding sequence ATGGCAGGCTTCAATTCCCCCTTCCGCCACCTCAGCAAGCAGGCCCGCAAACGTCACAAGCAGGTCCAGTCCGCCCCCAAGCCGAAATCTCCGGCCCTGCGGATCGCGCAGGCGCCCAGCGACGCCGAACTGTTCGCGCAGGAGATGAAAGATGTCGTCCCACTCAAAAAGGACGCCGGCGCACGGGTCGGCCGGCCGTCCCCGGCCGTGTTACGCCGCAGCCTGATCGATGAGGAGAACGAGGCCCTGGCCGAGCTGTACGATCTGGTTGCCGGCCGGTCCGAGTTTGATGTCACCGATACCGATGAATACGTGGAGGGCTGCGTCATAGGGCTGGATACCCGGCTGGTCCATAAGCTGCGCCAGGGCGCCTTTTCCCGCCAAGCCTCGCTGGACCTGCACGGCATGACAACCGAGGAAGCCCAGGCCGAGGTCGAAGGCTTTGTGCTCGGAGCGCTGCGCTCCGGTCTGCGCTGCGTTCTGGTCATCCACGGCCGGGGACGCAACTCGCCCGGCCAGATGCCGGTGCTGAAAGATCGGCTGAAATACTGGCTGACCCGCGGCAAGCTGGCCAAGGTCGTGCTGGCCTTTGCCACCGCCCGGGCCTACGACGGGGGACCGGGCGCCCTGTACATCCTGCTGCGCCACGAGCACGCGCCCAAGCAGCCGCTGATCGTCCTGGAGGGAGCCAAGCGCTAA
- a CDS encoding FIST C-terminal domain-containing protein, producing the protein MIQAGVGLSTQKNTAEAAREATQTALSQAVIDRADLALVFATADHGAAYSQLLRTVQTTAQTANVVGCSAGGVLVSGQEVERTAGVAVLTVRADAFAAERFFIPQLRGRSQETGQEIATRVQPHRGSENLLMVFPDTYNFNSGAFFQGLSQGLSAGGGPIEAVGGGASEDGSVGETFQLCGDTVGNNAVSGALLSGNFAYSVGISQSCQPIGPVHTVTKAHRNLILELDDRPAFEVFVELLPPPLREDLRRAAGVVFAGMPVDAERQHIAASEYVVRNLIGFDADQGIVAIADEVHQGQKMVFTLRSGDGSRADLKRVLEHQAQTWADTKPAFGLYVNCVGRGKGLYGFADLDTSYIAQYIGDVPIVGFFSGCEIAPIQRVESLLQYTGVLILVGERAASLH; encoded by the coding sequence ATGATTCAAGCTGGAGTGGGTCTGTCGACCCAGAAGAACACGGCCGAGGCTGCGCGTGAGGCAACCCAGACCGCCCTCAGCCAAGCCGTGATTGATCGCGCCGACCTGGCGCTGGTCTTTGCCACGGCCGATCATGGGGCCGCCTACAGCCAGCTGCTGCGCACGGTCCAGACCACGGCCCAGACCGCCAACGTGGTGGGCTGTAGCGCCGGCGGCGTGCTGGTGTCCGGCCAGGAGGTGGAGCGGACGGCCGGGGTTGCGGTTCTCACCGTGCGGGCCGACGCGTTTGCCGCCGAGCGATTTTTTATTCCCCAGCTGCGCGGCCGGAGCCAGGAAACCGGCCAGGAGATTGCGACCCGTGTCCAACCTCACCGCGGGTCGGAAAACCTGCTGATGGTGTTTCCGGACACGTATAATTTTAATTCCGGGGCATTTTTTCAGGGCCTGAGCCAGGGCTTGAGCGCCGGTGGGGGGCCGATTGAGGCCGTCGGCGGTGGGGCGTCCGAGGACGGCAGCGTTGGTGAAACCTTCCAGCTGTGCGGCGATACGGTCGGCAACAATGCCGTGAGCGGCGCCCTGCTGAGCGGCAATTTTGCCTACTCGGTCGGCATCTCTCAGTCGTGCCAGCCGATTGGTCCGGTCCATACCGTCACCAAGGCCCACCGCAACCTCATCCTCGAGCTGGACGACCGGCCGGCCTTCGAGGTCTTTGTCGAGCTGCTGCCGCCGCCCCTGCGCGAGGATTTGCGCCGGGCGGCCGGGGTGGTGTTCGCCGGGATGCCGGTTGACGCCGAGCGCCAGCACATTGCGGCCAGCGAGTACGTGGTGCGCAACCTGATCGGTTTTGATGCCGACCAGGGGATTGTGGCGATTGCCGACGAGGTCCACCAGGGACAGAAAATGGTCTTTACCCTGCGCAGCGGCGACGGCTCGCGGGCCGACCTCAAGCGGGTGCTGGAACATCAGGCCCAGACCTGGGCCGACACCAAGCCGGCCTTCGGCCTGTACGTCAACTGCGTAGGCCGGGGCAAGGGCTTGTACGGTTTTGCCGATCTCGACACCTCGTATATCGCCCAGTACATCGGTGACGTGCCGATTGTCGGATTTTTCTCGGGGTGTGAGATCGCGCCCATTCAGCGGGTCGAATCCCTGCTCCAGTACACCGGTGTGCTGATCCTGGTCGGCGAGCGGGCCGCATCACTCCACTAG
- a CDS encoding glutaredoxin family protein gives MASLTLYTRPDCSLCDAMRATLLAIQAETPFRLEIIDISADPELSARFGLEIPLLYINGQRAFMYELSATELRRRLDQEHTP, from the coding sequence ATGGCCAGCCTGACGCTGTACACCCGTCCCGATTGCTCCCTGTGTGACGCCATGCGCGCGACCCTGCTCGCAATCCAGGCCGAGACGCCGTTTCGGCTGGAGATCATCGACATCTCCGCCGACCCGGAGCTGAGCGCCCGCTTCGGCCTCGAGATCCCGCTACTGTATATCAACGGCCAGCGCGCGTTCATGTATGAGCTGAGCGCCACCGAACTCAGGCGGCGTCTGGACCAGGAACACACCCCATGA
- a CDS encoding HlyC/CorC family transporter gives MDSPALGILITLLLVLANAFFVAAEFALVKVRSSQIELLVQTGSRTARMAQHLIAHLDAYLSATQLGITLASLGLGWIGEPVVARLLLGAMAAVGLHPDPELAHTLALPVAFLLLTFLHIVFGELAPKSLAIQRPRPTALVVAFPLWLFSVLLFPVITALNWVANKVLWLLGIEPASESSHYHSGQELRLLLEQSREDGTIEEAEHELIENVFEFSETVVKEIMVARTHIVALDIHASSSRLLKTMVEEGYTRMPLYDGDLDNIRGIVHAKDLFPLLEHKDLIILQDILRPAFFVPETKPISQLLREFQRRKEQLAIVVDEFGSTAGLVTMEDILEELVGEIQDEYDNETAGVEKLAEGGYVVQGSLTISDINDRLDDFQLPEGSDYTTLNGLVNKWFDRIPEVSEACERDGLRITVLKTENHHVEQVRIEHSEPTGPLSPQLTQSNGRPPQP, from the coding sequence ATGGACAGTCCGGCTCTCGGCATTCTCATTACGCTGCTGTTGGTGCTGGCCAACGCCTTCTTTGTGGCGGCCGAATTCGCCCTGGTCAAAGTTCGCTCTTCACAGATTGAGCTACTGGTCCAGACCGGTAGCAGAACGGCCCGCATGGCCCAACACCTGATCGCCCACCTGGACGCCTACCTGTCGGCCACCCAGCTGGGCATCACCCTGGCCTCGCTCGGTCTGGGCTGGATCGGCGAACCGGTCGTCGCCCGCCTGTTGCTCGGCGCCATGGCCGCGGTCGGCCTGCACCCCGATCCCGAACTGGCCCATACTCTGGCTCTGCCGGTCGCCTTTCTGCTGCTGACGTTTCTGCATATCGTGTTTGGTGAGCTGGCTCCCAAATCGCTGGCCATCCAGCGTCCGCGACCGACCGCCCTGGTCGTGGCCTTTCCCCTGTGGCTGTTCTCGGTGTTGTTGTTTCCGGTCATCACCGCCCTCAACTGGGTGGCCAACAAGGTCTTGTGGCTGCTCGGCATCGAACCGGCCAGCGAGTCGTCGCACTACCACTCGGGCCAGGAACTCCGCCTGCTGCTCGAGCAGAGCCGCGAGGACGGAACGATTGAAGAAGCCGAGCACGAGCTGATCGAAAACGTCTTTGAGTTCAGCGAGACGGTTGTCAAGGAGATCATGGTCGCCCGGACGCACATTGTCGCTCTCGACATCCACGCCTCTTCAAGCCGGCTTCTCAAAACCATGGTCGAAGAGGGCTATACGCGGATGCCGCTGTACGACGGCGACCTGGACAATATCCGCGGCATCGTGCACGCTAAGGATTTGTTTCCACTGCTGGAGCATAAGGACCTGATCATCCTCCAGGACATTCTGCGGCCGGCCTTTTTTGTACCCGAAACCAAACCCATCTCGCAGCTGCTGCGCGAATTTCAGCGCCGTAAGGAGCAGCTGGCGATTGTAGTCGACGAGTTCGGCAGCACGGCCGGGCTGGTGACGATGGAGGACATTCTGGAAGAGCTGGTGGGTGAAATCCAGGACGAGTATGACAACGAAACGGCCGGGGTGGAAAAGCTGGCCGAGGGCGGTTATGTCGTGCAGGGGTCGCTGACCATCTCGGATATCAATGATCGGCTGGACGATTTTCAGCTGCCCGAGGGCAGCGACTACACCACCCTCAACGGCCTGGTCAACAAATGGTTCGACCGGATTCCGGAAGTCTCCGAGGCGTGCGAACGCGACGGGCTGCGCATCACCGTGCTCAAGACCGAGAACCACCATGTCGAACAGGTCCGGATTGAGCATAGCGAACCCACCGGACCGCTCTCGCCGCAGCTGACCCAGTCCAACGGCCGGCCACCCCAGCCGTGA
- a CDS encoding type II toxin-antitoxin system HicB family antitoxin, with the protein MNFTVEVEQEEDGRWLGEVAELPGALAYGQTREEAIARVQALALRVVADRLEHGESVPQMAAVFSVIT; encoded by the coding sequence ATGAACTTCACGGTCGAAGTTGAGCAAGAAGAGGATGGACGCTGGCTTGGCGAGGTAGCAGAACTCCCTGGGGCTCTCGCCTACGGCCAGACCCGTGAAGAGGCCATAGCGCGTGTCCAAGCCTTAGCGCTCCGAGTCGTCGCTGACCGGCTGGAGCACGGTGAGTCAGTGCCGCAGATGGCCGCCGTCTTCTCGGTCATCACATGA
- a CDS encoding aminotransferase class I/II-fold pyridoxal phosphate-dependent enzyme, producing MKQEKHWQSSRTAQLKLSPIKEVELAAGRIPGVVSLAQGIPSFDTPEPIKTFVQQKIAEGACAKYSLTPGLPQLRELIAESLLHEGMHYDPDSEIIVSCGSIEAIAASLLALTQPGDEVILASPSYASYQEVVRLAGCVPRFAALDEEHNFAFDPAAFEACVSARSRLILYCNPNNPTGTVFSEAQTRTLIDLAEHHNLFLLIDEAYKDFVYSPEPYFSPAQVSAVRHRVVRVFTFSKAYGMTGWRVGYLHTAAPYAREILKVHDALVTCAPVVSQYAAMAALEYGAEHIAAFRHAFKARRDLTLEHLDRLSHVFDYQKPEGSYFVFPRVKDTVRWAHDSRRLAREVLEQAKVALVPGLAFGPSGEAHVRINCGREPADIERAFERLTRYFQPSLAPHAIRSPRASESDRTAPPGPHSPTPLPASAPRRRLRSLAIPYLRLLARIFLRRKKPLVIAITGSRGKTVTKRLLAELLAVRYRVRTNPRSYNTEIGLPLAVLNVEIAPKSVWSVLHTLGRASWSALFSAAPVEILVVEFGVRQRGDMRRLVQTVRPDIAIVNTLTPSYSTDVELLGTLQEEIRTLCDTVGPRCRFIIDGDDPLLADIAASVSAAAAESGDPLLVRRADWSPNGDGLVLRSPTRRYPVSRELIGESERSSVQAAVLLAERWTALSQADISGFLAAEGGRAEPR from the coding sequence GTGAAACAGGAGAAACACTGGCAATCATCCCGCACCGCCCAGCTCAAGCTGTCGCCCATCAAGGAGGTGGAACTGGCCGCCGGTCGTATTCCCGGCGTGGTGTCGCTGGCCCAGGGGATTCCCAGCTTCGACACGCCGGAGCCGATCAAGACCTTTGTCCAACAGAAAATCGCCGAGGGCGCCTGCGCCAAATACTCGCTGACGCCGGGCCTGCCCCAGCTGCGCGAGCTGATCGCCGAATCCCTGCTGCACGAGGGCATGCACTACGATCCGGACAGCGAGATCATTGTCTCGTGCGGCTCGATAGAGGCCATTGCGGCCAGCCTGCTGGCCCTGACCCAACCCGGTGATGAGGTCATCCTGGCCTCGCCGAGCTATGCCTCCTACCAGGAGGTGGTTCGCCTGGCCGGCTGTGTGCCGCGCTTTGCGGCGCTGGACGAGGAGCACAACTTTGCCTTTGATCCGGCTGCCTTCGAGGCCTGCGTGTCGGCCCGCAGCCGTCTGATTCTGTACTGTAACCCCAATAATCCGACCGGCACCGTCTTTTCCGAGGCGCAGACCCGGACGTTGATCGACTTGGCCGAGCATCACAATCTGTTTCTGCTGATCGATGAGGCCTACAAAGACTTCGTCTACAGCCCGGAGCCGTATTTCAGCCCGGCCCAGGTGTCTGCGGTGCGCCACCGGGTGGTGCGCGTATTTACCTTCTCCAAGGCCTACGGCATGACCGGCTGGCGGGTTGGTTACCTGCATACCGCAGCGCCCTACGCCCGGGAAATCCTGAAGGTCCACGACGCCCTGGTCACCTGTGCCCCGGTCGTCTCGCAGTACGCCGCCATGGCCGCCCTGGAATACGGCGCCGAGCACATCGCCGCGTTTCGCCACGCGTTCAAAGCGCGGCGCGACCTGACCCTGGAACACCTCGACCGGCTGTCGCACGTCTTCGACTATCAAAAACCCGAGGGGTCGTATTTTGTCTTTCCCCGGGTCAAGGACACGGTCCGCTGGGCGCACGACTCCCGACGGCTCGCCCGTGAGGTGCTCGAACAGGCAAAAGTCGCCCTGGTCCCCGGCCTGGCCTTCGGTCCCAGCGGAGAGGCCCACGTGCGGATCAACTGCGGCCGGGAGCCGGCCGATATTGAGCGGGCGTTTGAGCGCCTGACGCGCTATTTCCAGCCCAGCCTGGCGCCCCATGCGATCCGCTCGCCCCGGGCGTCCGAGTCAGACCGGACGGCTCCGCCCGGGCCACACTCTCCGACGCCCCTGCCCGCCTCGGCGCCCCGGCGCCGCCTGCGCAGCCTGGCGATTCCATACTTACGCCTGCTGGCCCGGATTTTTCTGCGTCGTAAAAAACCGCTGGTGATCGCCATTACCGGCAGCCGTGGCAAAACCGTCACCAAACGCCTGCTGGCCGAACTGCTGGCCGTGCGCTACCGGGTCCGGACCAACCCGCGCTCGTATAATACCGAGATCGGCCTGCCGCTGGCCGTACTCAATGTCGAGATCGCGCCCAAATCGGTCTGGTCGGTGCTACACACGCTGGGTCGGGCGAGCTGGAGCGCGCTGTTTTCAGCCGCGCCGGTGGAAATCCTGGTGGTGGAGTTCGGCGTGCGCCAGCGTGGCGATATGCGCCGCCTGGTCCAGACCGTGCGGCCCGATATTGCGATTGTGAATACCCTGACGCCCAGCTACAGCACCGATGTCGAACTGCTCGGCACCTTGCAGGAGGAAATCCGGACCTTGTGCGACACGGTCGGCCCACGGTGTCGGTTTATCATCGACGGCGACGACCCGCTGCTGGCAGACATTGCCGCGTCTGTCTCCGCTGCGGCGGCCGAGTCTGGGGACCCGCTCTTGGTGCGGCGGGCAGACTGGTCTCCGAACGGTGACGGGCTGGTCCTGCGCAGCCCGACTCGTCGCTATCCGGTGAGTCGGGAGCTGATCGGCGAGAGCGAACGCAGCTCGGTTCAGGCTGCGGTGCTGCTGGCCGAGCGCTGGACCGCACTGAGCCAGGCCGATATCAGCGGGTTTCTGGCTGCCGAGGGGGGACGGGCTGAGCCTCGGTGA
- a CDS encoding SDR family oxidoreductase, with amino-acid sequence MARLDGKVAIITGGSGGIGKAAGRLFVEAGAKVLLVDLAEEPLKQAAHDIGSSALSYAVADVTDPEQAQAYVRTAVERYGGVDILLANAGVEGVVQTIPDYPIDMFDKVMAVNVRGVWLGLKYVMPEMEKRGGGSIVITSSVAGVRGTANVSAYITSKHAVVGLMRSAALEGAKKGIRVNTVNPGPIETRMMRSLEEGFSPDAPAQAKEGFATLLPLHRYGEPQEVSQMALFLASDDSSYCTGGVYMVDGGMSA; translated from the coding sequence ATGGCGCGCTTAGACGGAAAAGTTGCGATTATCACCGGCGGTTCGGGCGGCATCGGGAAGGCGGCCGGCCGGCTGTTTGTCGAGGCCGGGGCCAAGGTTCTGCTGGTCGATCTGGCCGAAGAACCCCTCAAGCAGGCGGCCCACGACATCGGCAGCTCGGCGCTCAGCTATGCGGTTGCCGACGTGACCGACCCCGAGCAGGCGCAGGCCTACGTTCGGACCGCAGTCGAGCGCTACGGCGGGGTGGATATCCTGCTGGCCAACGCCGGGGTTGAGGGCGTGGTGCAGACGATTCCCGACTACCCGATCGACATGTTCGACAAGGTCATGGCCGTCAACGTACGCGGGGTGTGGCTGGGGCTCAAATACGTGATGCCCGAGATGGAAAAACGCGGCGGGGGCAGTATCGTCATCACCTCGAGCGTGGCCGGGGTCAGGGGCACGGCGAATGTCTCGGCCTATATCACCAGCAAACACGCCGTGGTCGGCCTGATGCGCAGCGCGGCGCTGGAGGGCGCCAAGAAGGGCATTCGGGTCAATACCGTGAATCCGGGCCCGATCGAAACCCGCATGATGCGCTCCCTCGAAGAGGGCTTCTCGCCCGACGCGCCGGCCCAGGCCAAGGAGGGCTTTGCCACCCTGCTGCCGCTCCACCGCTACGGCGAGCCCCAGGAAGTCTCACAGATGGCGCTCTTCCTGGCCAGCGATGACAGCAGCTACTGCACCGGCGGGGTGTACATGGTTGACGGCGGCATGTCAGCCTGA
- a CDS encoding amidohydrolase, with protein MAAHRIISADSHFVEPPTMWAERIDAKFRDRAPHTQQGYKGRPGEWFRCENIQPVQVGGFFGSGKSSEELPEHLKKGFEVAPKSVWDPAERLKEQDRDGVSAEGLYTSMGMLLFGLDDAELRAASFTAFNDWAAEYCSYDSKRLIGLGAITLEDIPAGVKELERIANKGLRGTLIWGSPPEDAPYSDPVYDPFWAAAQDLNMPLSLHILTGRGGNRFSRRRVLYGYMRLPQEIQLTLADMVTGGVFERFPKLRIVSAENDVSWLPHFMYRLDHAYDRLRHIEGLTLSMLPSEYIKRNIWATFQFETSNVEFTRQAVGTEQIMWSSDYPHTDSPWPRSREFIAGAFEDMREDDIAKIVGGNAAELYGIE; from the coding sequence ATGGCAGCACATCGGATTATTTCTGCGGATTCGCATTTTGTCGAACCACCGACAATGTGGGCCGAACGGATTGACGCCAAGTTTCGTGACCGGGCACCACACACCCAGCAGGGGTATAAGGGCAGACCCGGCGAGTGGTTCAGGTGCGAAAATATCCAGCCGGTTCAGGTCGGCGGCTTTTTCGGTTCGGGCAAAAGCTCCGAGGAGCTGCCCGAACACCTCAAGAAAGGCTTTGAGGTCGCCCCCAAGAGCGTCTGGGACCCGGCCGAACGCCTCAAGGAACAGGACCGCGACGGCGTCAGCGCCGAGGGGCTGTACACCTCGATGGGCATGCTGCTGTTCGGCCTCGACGATGCCGAGCTGCGCGCCGCCAGTTTCACCGCCTTCAACGACTGGGCGGCCGAGTATTGCAGCTATGATTCCAAGCGCCTGATCGGCCTCGGCGCGATCACCCTGGAAGACATTCCGGCCGGCGTCAAAGAGCTGGAACGGATCGCCAACAAGGGCCTGCGGGGTACGCTGATCTGGGGCTCGCCGCCCGAAGACGCACCGTATAGCGATCCGGTCTACGATCCGTTCTGGGCCGCCGCCCAAGACCTGAACATGCCGCTGTCGCTGCATATCCTGACCGGCCGGGGCGGTAACCGGTTCAGCCGCCGCCGGGTCTTGTACGGCTATATGCGCCTGCCCCAGGAAATCCAGCTGACCCTGGCCGATATGGTCACCGGCGGGGTGTTTGAGCGCTTCCCCAAGCTGAGAATCGTGTCGGCCGAAAACGACGTGTCGTGGCTGCCCCACTTCATGTATCGGCTCGACCACGCCTATGATCGGCTGCGCCATATCGAGGGCCTGACCCTGTCGATGCTGCCCAGCGAGTACATCAAGCGCAACATCTGGGCGACCTTCCAGTTTGAGACCAGCAATGTCGAGTTCACCCGCCAGGCGGTCGGCACCGAACAGATCATGTGGTCCTCAGACTACCCCCATACCGACTCGCCGTGGCCGCGCTCGCGCGAGTTTATCGCCGGGGCGTTCGAGGACATGCGCGAAGACGACATAGCCAAGATCGTCGGCGGCAACGCCGCCGAGCTGTACGGGATCGAGTAG
- a CDS encoding amidohydrolase, with protein MTAEGAIDIVCNLFTEQEVRLGQTGIDETFMTQLRFSEDIRHGVSIEKYLEKMDRAGIERSFLIAVRAGDMRVTGSFAIPYERVADICQKYPDRFSGVAGADPTLGMRGLRELEQGIREYGFVGVHLYPHWFERAPDQARYYPIYAKCCELEVPIMMQVGHCLRYQHDRILPSVGRPITLDQIAIDFPELTLIGIHIGYPWTEEMISVAWKHENVYIGCDAYAPRHWPQPFVHYLNTYGRDKVLFGTDWPVIDPERMVKEIDELGLRPDAQRKLMRDNAVRLFRLPEG; from the coding sequence ATGACTGCTGAGGGAGCGATTGATATCGTCTGTAATCTTTTCACCGAACAGGAAGTCCGGCTGGGGCAGACCGGCATTGACGAGACGTTCATGACTCAGCTGCGCTTTTCCGAGGACATTCGCCACGGGGTGTCGATCGAAAAATATCTGGAAAAAATGGACCGAGCTGGCATTGAGCGCTCGTTCCTGATTGCGGTCCGAGCCGGTGACATGCGGGTCACAGGCTCGTTTGCCATCCCGTATGAACGGGTGGCGGATATCTGCCAAAAATATCCGGACCGCTTCTCGGGTGTAGCCGGGGCAGATCCGACGCTGGGCATGCGCGGCCTGCGTGAGTTGGAGCAGGGCATTCGCGAGTACGGCTTTGTCGGCGTGCATCTGTACCCCCACTGGTTCGAGCGGGCGCCCGACCAGGCTCGATATTATCCGATTTACGCCAAGTGCTGTGAACTTGAGGTGCCGATCATGATGCAAGTCGGTCACTGTCTGCGCTACCAGCACGACCGCATTCTGCCCAGCGTCGGGCGGCCGATCACGCTCGATCAGATTGCGATTGATTTTCCGGAGCTGACCCTCATCGGCATTCATATCGGCTATCCGTGGACGGAAGAAATGATCTCGGTGGCCTGGAAGCACGAGAATGTGTATATCGGCTGTGATGCCTACGCCCCGCGCCACTGGCCGCAGCCGTTCGTGCACTATCTCAATACCTACGGGCGGGACAAAGTCCTGTTTGGCACCGACTGGCCGGTGATCGATCCGGAGCGGATGGTCAAAGAGATAGACGAACTCGGCCTGCGACCGGACGCCCAGCGGAAGCTGATGCGTGACAATGCCGTGCGGCTCTTCCGGCTGCCCGAGGGATAA